CATCTGAATAAGACCGATATTGAGAATAGAAATactaaaattcataattagaCGTGTTTTACTTTGAGTAATTCTATGTCACGTGacattttgaagtttttcttAAGATGCATACAagtgaagacaaaatataTTGGTCTGTGGAGATAGTTTTCACGTTTAGAAACTaagagtaagtaacgtgatcATGTCACAGCGATACAAAAGAATGCTGCGGCACGTAGGTGTCAAATCCATTATTCAAATCCTAATCCAAATTTTGGACAAGCATACAGGTACCAAATTCAGATTATAAATCCTAAACGAAATTTTGGGCATCAGACGTTAcattttagtatatatatttattttttgcacggttaatattttctttctaaactACCCTTAACACATTCACAAATGTATCAAAAATACACTCGAAGAGTAACCCCACGTACCAAACTTGAAGAGTTTTTATCCGAACATGATTAAATTACTAACTTCTCAGTTTTTAAGAGCGACCCACATACCAAAATCCTTCCAAGAGGTCACCCGACGTAAAATTTCTCAAACGAAAACATATTTAACTAAGAAATTTCTATAGTTGAGCTAcggaagagaaaaatacaactttcttagtcatcttatcGCTAAAATTACTCATTCAAATGTAGTCTCAGATCTTTGATGTACTTTTCTACTGTTCAGAATGTCAATCAAATCGTTTATCTACACGGCATAGATCATCTCCCTCTTTGATTCTATCTCATCTATTTCAACCCACGACTCAATAATTCCTGGTTCGGGCAAAAATTAGAAGGGTTAAATACACGAGTAAAGAAAcccgaaaaaagaaaaagaaaaaacaatgaagaaaaagattgaaaaagaaagaaaaggaaagtgaGAGAGTTGAAGTGCACAGAGAGGTGTGTCTCCTCCAATAGCTCACAAAATACCTTTATTCCCATCAATCTCACCACTTCTGGTTATCCATTTTGATCCCTCTTCATCCCTCCACTCACTCCTTCCCCATCTCCTCCTCCAATTCCTCTCTCTAAATCCCAGTCAGAaccaataaaacaaaattaactCACACCCATGGTGCATTGAAACCCAACAATAAAGGGTTCATAGGGTTTGTTCCTACCACTGTTTTTGTGTAGCAATTGACATCTGCCCGTGTGACAATAACCCCAAGTACGACCAAAAACACCCTCTTTTACTGTGTCTCTTAAGCTTAAATAGCGAGTGAAAAGGTTAGCCACACCATCATGGACCGTGGCTTGATCATGTTCGATCATAACAACAACGACGACGACAACAACAACGATAGCGATAGCAACAACAAGAAGATGTTTTTGCCTTACAATGATCATGGTCAAAGTTGTAGAGCTAAACTTATGGCTCATCCGTTGTTTCCTCGTCTATTGGCTTCCTATGTGAATTGTCAGAAGGTGGGATTGTGGTTTAGATtgtgttttgttgttgttcatGATTTCatgtgggtttttttttttttttttttttttttttttNttttttgttgggttttttcAGGTGGGTGCGCCGCCGGATGTGGTGGCGAGGTTAGAACAGGCTTGTACGGTGGCTGCTGGGAATTGTAGGACGGTGGGACGTGGGGATGATCCGGGGTTGGATCAGTTCATGGAGGCTTATTGTGAGATGTTGAGTAAATATGAACAAGAGCTTACTAAGCCTTTTAAAGAAGCTATGGTGTTCTTTTCGAGGATTGAGTCTCAGCTTAAAGCCCTAGctgcttcctcttcttcttcggaTGGttactctctttctctctctctctattctaatcatgtttttatttatgttctttgtgtttgtttgattgttgtGGGATTAATGCGAGATCTTACGTCAATTGGGTATGAAACGAAACGTGCTttacaaaggtgtggaaacgtAGACCTGGAGGGAAAGTCCGGGAgtgaaagttcaaagagaaacctttttctattagatatgttttaaaaacttcgagGGGAAGGTGTGGAAAGCCTTTTGTTAGATTATTACGAttaatgtgagatttcacgtgagtggggaggagaacgagaacgaaacactctttataagggtgtgtaaatctcttcctatcagatgtgttttaaaaatctcgagCGGaaacttgaaagggaaagttcaaagagaaaCTTCTTCCTATCAATGCGTTTTGAAAATTTCGAGAGGAAGTCCGGGAACCTTTTGTTAGATTATTAtgatcaatgtgagatcttgcGTTAGTATGGAGGAAatcgaagcattctttataagggtgtggaaagctcTTCCTATCAGATGCGTTTTTAAAACTTCGAAGGGAAGTATGAGAGCCTTTTGTTAGATTATTATgattaatgtgagatctccGTGAGtgtggggaggagaacgaaacctCTTCCTATCAGAcgagtttaaaatttttgagtagaagcccgaaaaggataGTCTAGAGAAGATAATATCCGCTAACAATAGATTTGAGCTATCCTTCCGGGGAAGTTTGGACCTTTTTTATGTTCATGGGTTAATTGCACATCAAATCAGCTCAGAAATGAGTACTGGTCAgctgggtttttttttttttttttttttaacattaatttgtgtataaatatgatgtttttttattgcaaCCATTTTAAGGTTATCCTTTGAAGTAATTGGTCGTGTAAGTGTAGAAGGTTGCTCAAAAGACTTGAAAAACCAAACATGCATTTCTAGGTTAATGCTAAATCTGTTTATGTCTGAATAGGATCCAAGCTTTTCAGGTTGGGTTTGCTTCATCTCCTTACTTTGAATGGTAAAGGAAACGTTTTTTAACCATGGTTAGAGCGTTTTGGGATTCGAACCTAAACGAATAGATGTCTTAACCATGGTTACGTTAGCGTGAGGGTTACAAGTTTAAATCTTTAGGATCCCTATCGAAAGTTCTAATTTAGTACTTACATTTTAGTccgtgtatttttttttttcaactattTAGCTTCTGAActttaatgtaaaaaaaaaaaaatagctcGAGAACTTTAGaatttatacaaatttaatccTTAACGTGACAAATTCCATCTAAATTAAGTGTTAAAAGTCTTATCAATTAGTTTACAATAGAGACTACATCGTTACACAGAAACTAAACTGATAAAGATGAACAGTTTGGAACATCTTTTTTGAATTATACATCGAATTTGACAACTTCTTATTCGTAACCTAGTAATATCACCATTGAAAGTTCGGTTCTTGACTCAATATAGATATGTCTTTAGCTTGATTTcaactttataaagtgagaaaTGAGATGAATTTCTCCTTTAAATGATTCTAtcttttgaatattaattCCATCCCACGAAGAAAGTTAGGCCTCAAGATGTGGCCcaatgtttaatttattggtttttttatGATAGTTTAAGTTAGCTTgatttttgtgttaattttCAAGTCTAGACTGTTCGGGATTGTTGGGAGTAAGTCCTACGATaaataatttaggaaatgattatgagtttataagtaaatgaATACAtttctattggtatgaggtttTTTGGGAAATCtcaaaacaaagccacgagagcttatgttcaaagtagacaatatcatactattgtgatTGTAACTAGCTTATCAGATCATGAATGTTGGTGCTAGGTTATGAGCTGGTCGGGCAAAACGAGTGTTCGAAGGAGATCGAGGTTGTCGATATGAACGAAAACTACATCGACCCACAAGCCGAAGAGAAGGAACTCAAAGGCCAACTTCTACGCAAATATAGCGGATACCTCGATAGCCTAAAGCAAGAGTTtcttaagaagaagaagaatggaaaGTTGCCAAAAGAAGCTCGGCAACAGCTGCTCGACTGGTGGAGTAGACACTACAAATGGCCATATCCATCGGTATGCCATTAGATATTGTAAAATTGATATGACTGCTATGAATCGTCCTATACTAACCATTGTTGGTGCTTCCTTATATACACTAATGGCAGGAGTCGCAAAAGGTGGCGTTGGCGGAGTCGACGGGGCTGGACTTGAAGCAGATCAATAATTGGTTCATTAACCAAAGGAAGCGCCATTGGAAGCCATCGGAGGACATGCAGTTTGTGGTGATGGATGCTGCTCATCCACACTACTATTTGGATAATCTTATATGCAATCCATTCTCTATGGACTGTTCTTCCACTCTCTTCTGATTACATATCATTTTAATGTCGGTGGTTTGTTTATGTTCTAACTCATGTTCATTATGTTTTGAATTGTTCTACATGTTGAACTCAAACCCTTTCTTCTTGATTCTTGGTTTAGGGTTCTTGTATCGTATGTGTTTGTTTTAGTACTAATTTAGCTCGGTTCACATTGTTTAACTTTTcgaagttttatttttaaagtacaCTAGAAAATCTCGTTCCTTGATCATCTGTAGCGCTCTATGTTTTAGATCTGTATTTGATATCGGTATGCTCCTAACATTCTGCTGTGATATGGTCATATTACTTGGTTCTCGCTTCATATGAGGCTCGATCTTAATTCTGAGTGATATATAAACTTTTGGGGCGTGAAGCTTATTCTTTGATCTGTATATGTAAGAGTGACTTTTATAGTCGATTCAATAAACTTACCATTTTAGTGATTTGACAAAATAGGATGTTGGAAACATAATTTCACGAGATAAAATTCACTCATTTTTATAGGGTTGAGTAGATGACTCGATCACTTAGGTTTATAAACCATGCTATGGATTTAAACGTTCATAACAAAATAACACAAATGCATCTTCCCTCGTTTCAGTCCCATGACCATCATCATAACGTCATCATCTCTATAAGCCTTATTTTTATCTACAAAATAAGAGCAACATGAGACGggaataatttaagaaataactCAATATGCAATAATTGTATCTAACATGCCTAAATTATTAGGGCTTAGAAACTCTATGCTGAATTCTTTACTATTAATTTGGTTGGTTGGACGATTTATTTGAAGTATGAACGATGCATGCCCTTGTGGCCTTTGCCTTTGTGCGTGCAGAACCTTGTGATTGTTTGATGtctattttattatgttattgttATGATGTGATCCGTATGCTCACTATGATATGAAGTTCGATATGCTATGTTATGTTGTAATTATATGATATACTATGTTATGGAATATCATATTTACatgaaatgattaaattatgtATGAAATGAACAAAGGTATAACTTGCATCATAGATACGTGCCACGGGTTTTTAAACTAGGAGGGCTTCATGCATCTTATATGTTCATGTGTATCGAGATACTTCCCCGCTATGATTAGTACGGACGTATACACTACGATATTATATTACAGTATTTATGTACACCATACCTACTATGcatgttctttttcttccgtGGCGTTCTACAGCGTGAACGTATGTCAATTGAAGGCCAGGTCCAGGGGTACATATACGAGCCCATGTGCGCGTACATGGGCCGCGTGTAGacaagtactacacatccaattttgctCGGACTGGAAGTAGATACCAATGCCATGTCATGGTGTTCTatgaaagataggtctcaAACACGATTGCATTTCTCAACCTCAATagtagggtcacttactgagtatttcttaaaatactcaaaccacaTGCTACTCTTATTCTGTAAGATAAAGGTAAGACACTCTTGCACAAATGACGACATTGCATTGACGGGACACAAGTTAGGATAGATACATTCATGTTATTTTTAGATCTTAGGTTAGATTAGGacattgttgtttgttttctgTCATATTGTTTAAAAACTGTAATAAGAATGTTTAAGTTCACGgtatcatttattaaatttttttttgcatggaaTAATCATCTCATGCATTTAGTGACAACGttgtatttaataagaaaataaggcCGTTACACGATCTATGAATGAAGATTCTCCAATTCGATCCCGATTTATTGTAACGGGGAATGAGTTGGTACCGAGCGCGGAGATGGGGAATTTATCTCTCACCCGTCCCACGCCATTGATATCTAGTTAGAACGATGAATaatcgtaaaaaaaaaaaaataataataaaatttatagtatTAAAATTGATGAGGATGCATGGATGAGTCATGAAAGTGGATTATGATGCATATGGGCATGTCATGCATGCATGCCGCATCCCAACAAAATCCCCATTTCCCATTTTCTccctcttctccttcttcgtccttctttctctctcttcagtCTTCACCTTCTACGTTTAGGGTTTCTGGGTGTGGAACTCAGTCCACAgtgttcttaattttctcgATTTGCGCTCAATAATCTCAATCCATGAGAGAAATCTAATCTCGTTTCAACTCGCATTCTCCTTCCGAGTCTGCtttgctctgttttctttctcaatctcgtagttttttttttttttttttttttttttttttttttttttttttttttttttttttttttttttttttttttttttttNTAATCTTCTGTAGCGTTGCGACTCGAACAGTATCTTAGATTATTAGCGGGGTTAATTCATGGCCAAGACTAAACCAGGGAAGAAAGATCTTGATTCATACACCATCAAAGGCACCAACAAAATTGTTCGACGTATTGTCTCTTTGGGAACAAACatgatttttgttcttcctcttgttctttgtcttcttcttttgtttttgtgttcaaAGCGACACTTAATTGGTTTGCATTTTCTGCAATTGCTTTTGGTTGCTTCTGGTGAGTGTTCATTGATTTTTGGAATTGCATTTCTGTGGTTGTTGCAGCTGGTGATTGTGTGTTAATGAGACCGTCCGACTCCGACAAGCCTCCATACGTTGCTCGTGTTGAGAAAATTGAAGCTGATCATCGCAACAATGTGAAGGTTCGGGTTCGGTGGTATTATCGGCCGGAAGAATCAATTGGAGGACGAAGGCAGTTCCATGGTGCTAAAGAGCTTTTTCTCTCGGACCATTTTGATGTTCAGAGTGCTCACACTATAGAGGGAAAATGCACGGTGcactcttttaaaaattataccaAACTTGATAATGTTGGTGCAGAGGACTACTTTTGCAGATTCGAGTACAAGGCTGCCACTGGCGGTTTCACACCAGACCGTGTAGCTGTGTGAGTTCTATGGTGTACCTTGTTCCTTACATGTTTCTACTAGCAATCTCATGTTGGTAattatataagaaaatttgtgGTTTATCTGTGTTttgggttcttttttttaattgcagGTATTGTAAATGTGAGATGCCATACAACCCAGATGACCTTATGGTTCAGTGTGAGGGATGCAAAGATTGGTAATCTCAACCTACTTTTGCAGCTATGTGCTTTGTTTCCTGCAAATTTAGAGAGGATAATCTGATGCTTGCTTGTTTTATAACTTCGTTATGTAGCTTTTGTTTGGAGATAGTGTCGTGTCGTTCGCCTGTTGCAGGCTATTATATGTCGGTTTTTCTTGGAATTTTAAAGATAGGCACTCTGTTCAATAACTTGTTGTGCCATTGTTAGGGTGATGCACCAAAATGTGAACAAGAATGTGGAGATGAAAAGCCTTGTTTTTTCGTCCTCTCTAAACTAACATATATGTTTTGCAGGTTTCATCCATCATGCATGGGAATGACCATTGACGAAGCAAAGAAGTTGGATAACTTTTTGTGTTCAGATTGTTCCTCAGAAAATGATGCGAAAAGGTCCTCGAATGCATTTCCAGTATCACCTTCTGCTGAGGCTAAGGTAAGGGATGTTGATTCATCTTTACATGTGAGCAATACTGCTAAAATCGTATGACTTATGATAAAATGTAGAGGAGCTGTACATCATTTGGATTTTATGGCAGAATTACTTGAGAACATTATGTGCCTCTTCTGGTGAAACCATTAGAAATTCAATAACTGGTAGCAAAGTGATGATGTTGGCAAGAAATGCCAATAAAAGAAATCTAACATTTTATGCTTtcactaaattttattatcatgGAGATTTTTTGTGTAGACTACTGAATTCTCGTTATGTGCTGGGCTGAAGTTTGAAGTCCTATTAGGGTAATTCTTGTACGCattctgtgagatcccacatcggttggagagaagcaTTCTTTTAAGGATGCGGAAACCTacccctagtagatgcgttttaaaaactttgaggggagcctgaaaaggaaaactcaaagaggacaatatttgttagtggtgggcttgggccgttacacatTCTATGAAACTTGCTCCGTGAAACTCGTTGCATAATATAGGTCTTGAACACAATTTGGTTTAGGTTGATTGATAACTTCATTTTAGTCGGTACTCCTTTGTCTCTAACTGGATAGTGGTACtgtatttatgtttatttggtTAGGTTGCaatcaataaaatatgtaaTGACACATAATTGAAGTTGAATAATTGATGTGCACTAGAAGGCACATTCAAACCTTTTGTTTTGCCTAGGAATACTCTTCCCTCCCGGACTTCCCTTTGTGCACGAGTAGTTCACATTTGGTGCTACATTTTCTTCTTGACGACTTTGGTTGTATTGGAGCTCTAAAGTTTGTCGTTTTTAAGCAACTCGGAGTCGACTATTGGAGCTCTAAAGTTACCATgttgttttaagtttttaagcAACTCTTGACGACTTTGTTTTAAGTTTCTCTGAGTCGACTATTGGAACTCTGAGTCGGCTCTGAATTGAACATAGTGTAGTATTAGTGAACAACTGATTTGGGACAAGCCCCAATGTTTGTGTAAAAGGGTCAGAGGCAGTGTAACACACTGAATTTCTGTCTCGTGCTCTctggtttttatttattttgaaaggaTTTAGGCAATGAAACAGAAATATGGATTCTCATGTTGAATTCTCATGCTAGGTGGAACCAAAGCGTCGGAAGAGATGATTGGCTGATGAAGGTTCATGGAAGTGACAAGGAGGTGCGATTTCCTGCGCCTTTAGTTTCTGTTAATGTTGATGTTGTGGAAATGTACAGTGAAGATAAGATATTGTGCTCGCACAAACCAgaggttcttttttttaaaactacaaTGTTCAAATACATTTACGTGTGCTAAACCAGCGGGGCAATACTGTGATCTGTGTTTGTAGTCGTGGCTGCACGATGCGAAAAACTGCggttaatttatttaagtGCTTAACTTTGAGAAACATTTGCACGGAAGTAGAAAGACGTAGGACAGAAAGTGTCTGGATTTGTTGTAATTTGCTTAGTTCTGGCTTTTCTTCAGAGTATATTGAACTGTTCCAAGCTCcccttcattattattttttctagtTTCGCCTTTTTGGTGAAGAGAAAGGACAATGATGGGTTGTTTGGAGCGAGCTCGGTCTAGCAGTGGCATCTTTTTACAGCCGCATCCATGAAAGAATGTTAGATTGCTGCTATGCTTCTTATATTGCAGGTGGTGCTTGGATCTTGAAGCCAGAAGAGTATGGAGGTTGGTTGGTTCGTCCATGGCAGCTATAAAGTGTTGCTAACTTTGTGATTTGTGTTTGGACAATGCACAAAAGCTTGCTCCTTCCTTCTGATCTGATCACATTGTTCCTCTTCTAGATAAGATTGGCCATGGTCATGAAGCATTTTCTAGGTAAAATGGTGCACTGGACAGATTTGATTATGTTGTTGACTTCCATTTCCAGGCAATGCAGCCGTTATATAGCCGCCATTGAGCTCTGAAATTCCTCACCAACTTTGATAGCACATTCTCATTCTCTATTTATGATCTCTCATCCCCAATTCTCACCATCCAAAGAAACTTGGTGAATATTCGAGTAAGAACATGAATTTAATTCGTTCTTCTATgggtaaattttatatatacattcaTGTGCCTTTTATCTGTGTCCACGTTCTCTTTCTATTACTGATCTACTGGTAAACTCGAGACGACCCTTATCATCggaattaagaaaaatggtCGAAACTACCACAAATCTGGGAATTACTCTGTTCAGCTACAGCTTTATTCTAATCTAGTCTATCGTTTTAAACGTTATTATTAACCTCTGTTAGTCTATCAAACTATAAGAATAAAATGGGctgaatttgtaatttaaccataAGTCTCGAGTTGTAAATAAATAGCAATTGCCATTGTTTGGGAAGTATAAAATCGATACTAATACAATTAATCTTTCTATTAAGTTGATGTTAATGTATTAACAAAGAATGATCGATTACTCGACCTAAGAGGATACCCAGCATGGATTTGCATATactgaaggaaaaaaaaaaaaaaaaaaatgttaaagaagaacatgaagaacacaCACTTGGGATCATTCCTTGAGAAGGGTCTCTAAGGCTTCAAAGAAGAGTGGATCCATATCAATGTTGGGAGTTTTGATGGCACATTTCAATCAACAAAGGGATTCCTCTGAGGAATTTTGTAGAGAAGTAGAAAACATCCTGGTTTGCATGCTTCCTTTTCGCAATGAAGAACATTTTCGTCGTAGCCAGTCGGTCGACAATGGCACAGAGAAGGTTGAACAGTTGAAGTGTGCATTCTACTGTttctatatcattttttaCCTCGAGAAAGTTCGTACGCTCCATTGTCCCATCCTCGGCGAAGAAAATGTTCATAGAAAATTTATCACGGAAGTAACCACACTGGCTGCTGATTGTTCTTCACAGCTACCTGCAGAAGTGAGATTGGAGGACCTTGAGACATGTTTTGGAACACAACCTCTGGATCAGTCGATAGGAGACGCCAATAGATATACGCACGATCACGCAAATCAGGATCATCCGTCTCCACAGTAGCATTATTCAGTAGCATTATTCAAAAGAGCCTGCAAAAGATTTAGCAATTGAAATCATGCTAGTTGAGATAATGAGCTGAATCATCTACTTTGATCCTTATTCTAGCAAAGGTACACTATAGTATAAGCATCTACGCCTGATCCAGCAGCCCCTTAAGGTACACTATATAAGCATCTACAGATCTGTGAGTTATAAGCGTCTACGCTTGATCGAACAGCTAAATTGGTATCGATCAGAGACAAAAAATAGAGCTGATTTGACTCGACACAACCTACCATGCACTGGTAGGTCTCAACGTGATAATCTGGTTGATACATATACTCAATTGACATTAAATTTACGATTTCAAAAGTCGATTGTCTGATCCCCATCTAAGAAATAattcatgaaaaataaaatctcttCATCTTTTGATCTCaacaattaaaatgaagatCCCGAAGGAACTCGTAGACTCTGAAGTTACAACAACCGAGTTTCTAATCGAATATCCAGTTAAATGCCAATTCAACATTGTTACATTGCTGTTCATGCAAATCTGCCTCTCCAAGCATAATCTTCCAAAGGATTTCAAGAATCATAACAACAAGGAGAGAGCCTCTAAGAAGCTACTGATTTGGGGCAAGCCATGAGCACAAACTGCAAGAAAATGTTCATGAAACATATTTCCAGCAAAAAGAGAACTGAGGGCAGTCTAGAAACAAGAAACTGAAACTTTTCGTGGGTGATGCAACGACTAGTAGTCATCACCATATGCTTTGAAACAGTAACGCTCTTGATACGGTCCATTGAAAAAAAGGTCAGCTTCGAACCACTTTGGGTAACGAACGAGGTCACCAGCCACGAAACTCATGTACTGCTTGCTCCCCTCAGGAACTACTCTCACTTCACCTTCCTCAATGTAAACCAGTTGATCTGCTTGCCAGTCCCATGGCAATTTGCACTTCCCTGTCTTCCATGTCGACCACCTCGAAATTCCTAGCTGGGAAAGCCGTTCCTCTGATACCTTACGTTCAACTCTCACATTGTATAACTCCTCAAGAGGTTTCTCTATGCGCATAGCCCTAATTTTGAGAGATCCCTTGATGGTAGAATTCAACTTTGTATGGTTCTTGCTCCCTATATTCACACGGAATGTCGCCATTGTAGGAGCAGCAAGCATACTCGCCATGCTTGACACTATATAAATACTACCTTCAAGAAAAGTTAAAGAAGCCCAAGTGGTTGTTCTGAAGATCTGCAAGGATCAATACAAATTTTGAGGTGTTAAAGTGTTCCACATGTAGAAGCTACCAAAATTACTCCAAAACCTTAACTATTTACTTAATTTGTAAGCTCATTTGCACTTGGGCTCTCTCAGTCTTCGTGAATTTTCTCTGTTCTATTTCTGGGTATTCATACAGAATTTCTAACATCTAATTGATCCTTTATGGTGTCATTCCAGACCGACGAAACTTTCATTATTGATAGTTAAAGTAAAAAATCTCCAACAACCAGGTTTAAGAAAGGCAGTCACAATCCTAGAGAGACGTGTTTTTATATGAATCAGTGCATTGATGAACAAATTTTCCCACCGGAAATTTCTTCAGTTGCATCAGATTCCACTAAAATAACCACACAAGTTCAATCTCAAGTAAGCAGAAATGGCTATTTCCCATCACCGAAAATTCTCCTTCTCCTACGATTCCCCCAAACCAAAACCATAGAGAGTTTAAAGAATGCATATAAGAATCAATATCAAACTGAATCGGCACAGAAAAATTAGTTgcggagaaaaagaaattcacAAGGAACTATCCTGGATTCTAAGAATTCCAAAGATGGATAAAATCCTCCACCCGGAGAAACGGGAAACTTAATCCATCAATGGAACATACTCCAAAACTCCAACTCCATCAATTGCTAGATTACCAACGCAGGTAAGATAACAAACTAGTGTAATCAgaaacataaagaaaatttggataaTTACCTGCgaatttgaagaaatgaagacGATTCAAGTTACAGGGTCGAAGCAATCCCTAAAACCCTCGAGCGAAGGTTTATCCAATTCGACAGAATGGCTCAGCTTTTCCACGTCAGTGGCGGGAAGTTTTCACCGGAAACCGGGACTACCAGTTTCCAAATTATTTCTAGaaatcctttttttaaaataatgtgtttataggattaattttaaaaattaaaaataaataataaataattatcactagtctaataaatttttaaaattttgatttattaaatattttttaaaattacacaaaattaaaagattataattataaaattaaaagtttaattaatagaCCATCTTCTAATtccacagccatggtctttgTTCATCTCAGACCGCACAATCTTTGGCCTGCGAACACCAAAAGGAAGATCGTTGTTTCATAGACCAAGAGTAGGCGAGCCCCATAACCCAGGTAACCCTTCTCGAACCCAAGAATTCAAGAGTAGTCGCCTCTTCTCGAACCCAGGTAACCCTTCTGCTCGATTACATTATTTCTgatagagaggggaacgaagtattctttataaggatgtggaaacctctccctaacactCTGTTTTAAACCCCA
This sequence is a window from Cucurbita pepo subsp. pepo cultivar mu-cu-16 chromosome LG04, ASM280686v2, whole genome shotgun sequence. Protein-coding genes within it:
- the LOC111792192 gene encoding homeobox protein knotted-1-like LET6: MDRGLIMFDHNNNDDDNNNDSDSNNKKMFLPYNDHGQSCRAKLMAHPLFPRLLASYVNCQKVGAPPDVVARLEQACTVAAGNCRTVGRGDDPGLDQFMEAYCEMLSKYEQELTKPFKEAMVFFSRIESQLKALAASSSSSDGYELVGQNECSKEIEVVDMNENYIDPQAEEKELKGQLLRKYSGYLDSLKQEFLKKKKNGKLPKEARQQLLDWWSRHYKWPYPSESQKVALAESTGLDLKQINNWFINQRKRHWKPSEDMQFVVMDAAHPHYYLDNLICNPFSMDCSSTLF
- the LOC111793328 gene encoding chromatin remodeling protein EBS-like, which produces MAKTKPGKKDLDSYTIKGTNKIVRPGDCVLMRPSDSDKPPYVARVEKIEADHRNNVKVRVRWYYRPEESIGGRRQFHGAKELFLSDHFDVQSAHTIEGKCTVHSFKNYTKLDNVGAEDYFCRFEYKAATGGFTPDRVAVYCKCEMPYNPDDLMVQCEGCKDWFHPSCMGMTIDEAKKLDNFLCSDCSSENDAKRSSNAFPVSPSAEAKVEPKRRKR
- the LOC111793329 gene encoding uncharacterized protein LOC111793329: MASMLAAPTMATFRVNIGSKNHTKLNSTIKGSLKIRAMRIEKPLEELYNVRVERKVSEERLSQLGISRWSTWKTGKCKLPWDWQADQLVYIEEGEVRVVPEGSKQYMSFVAGDLVRYPKWFEADLFFNGPYQERYCFKAYGDDY